The Pseudoxanthomonas sp. genome segment GGAGATTCCGGGCAGCAAGATGAAGATGGGCCAGCCGCTCATCGTGCCCCTAGCGCACCAGGCGTTGGAGGTATTGAAGGAGCTGCAGCAGGTGACCGGAAGGGGGCGGTATGTGTTCCCTAGCGCGCGCGGCGGGGACCGGCCAATGTCCAATAATGCGGTTCTCGCAGCCCTGCGACGGATGGGCTACGCCAACGACGAAATGACCGGCCACGGTTTTCGCGCCATGGCTCGAACTATCCTGGACGAGACCCTGCACTTTCGACCCGACTATATAGAACAGCAACTAGCACACGCGGTGCGTGATCCCAATGGACGCGCATACAATCGAACAGCCCACCTGCCAGAGCGACGCAAGATGATGGCATCTTGGGCCGACCACTTAGACTCGCTCAGGTAGAAGGGATAGCGCCATGTCGAGCAAGCCCCCGCCGACCGCACCAAGGAAGCGAAAAGCTGCTGCATCGTCACCCACCCCTAAGTCCGCCCCACAAATTCCCAACCAGTCAGGGCAATCGACGTTCGATGTTTGGTTGCAACGCGGCAGCCATCTCGCCCAGGCGGGCCTATTTATCCTGACGATTTTTACGCTCTTCTACACTGTCATACCGCTCTACCAGACCGCGGGCCTGCAAGAGGCCATCGCCAGGCAAGAAAAGGAGTTGGAGGCACTGCGCGCGCAAGCCGCGCAGAACTATCATGAGCAGCGCCAAAGGATGCTGCGCATGCTGGCTCACACCGCGATGCCCGACTGCACAGGTTTGATGGAGCCGATGCCGGCGATAAACGATCCAGAGCGACGCAAGCGAACCGGTGTATTTATGCGAAGCGACGTTTCTGAATGTGTCCGCGAACGCATTGTGGGGTCGCCTACCCTGTCCAACTTGCGCCCACTAGATCGGCTTATTTTAAAAGAATCACTGGATAAGGCACTAGACGGCATAAGAGCGTCGCAGCAACGTGCGCGCCAGGCTTACGCGGAGGCGGAACGCCTCCCCGATGACCAATTGCCTCCGGCGCGTCCAGAGCTAGAGCGCTTACTGAGGGCAATAGGTGCGGGAGAACAACAAATTTCGAAACAGATCCGGGAAAATCGCGTTCATAGGCGACAGCTCGAAATCGAATCTACCTTCCGAACGGAAGTTCAGAATCATGTAAAAGCTTTGGCGGACGAAAAGCTCTACGAGCAAAGTCCTGATACTGGCCTTTACCGAGGCAAATAAGGTGGCAACGCGGGATGCTCATGTAGCCATTGAAACTTATGTTCATCAGATTCGATGGACGCAAAGCCGCCTCAACAGAGTTCAAGCGGTGGCGTTGGATGTCAAAAGATCGCAGGAAGACCTATCCTTGGTCCTCGGGTGCGAGCAGATGGCCCTCCAACTGCGTTCGGCTCTGGAGTGCCTAGCTTACGCAACCCTAGCTACAAATCGCAGCGCTTACCTGGCCGCTCGCCCCGATGGCGACAAGGATTGGCACGCCAGACGCATACTGCGTGACATTGAGGCCGTGAATCCAAATTTCTATCCCTGGCCGTTCACCATAAGGATGGACGCGACAGGCACCCACCTCGACGATGCGGACAACCATCATCTGACGCGCGACCTATTCGTCGAAGCTTATGAAAGCGCTGGCGAGCTCTTGCATGCACCAAGTCCGTTCCGTCCTGAGATTGATTACCGAGCCAAAGCCGTCCTACTTGAGAAGTGGGCAAAGCTGGCCACCACTCTCCTCTTGAATCATGTCGTCGAATTGCCGGGGCATGGTTTTGTCATTGCTAACGTGGAGCCAAAGACGGCGATTTGTAACGCACAACTCGCGGAACCATTAGAGGGCTCTTACGTCATCAAGAGATGACGTTGTCGCAAAGTCAGAGACCGTACCCAATGAAACTGGCGCTGGGTTCTTGGCACGGTGCCTCTTGCTTCCAGCCGACTTCTCATTTCAGCCTTACCTCGACGGCCCCGGACTTCTCTTCCAGGGCGTGTGGATAGCCCACGCCTGCCCCGCCAACAGCGACTCAGGCGCTCCATGGCGGCTTTGCCTGTCGCCTGCTAGACCACCCCGCTACGTGTTTCTCTCCTCCGAGGCATCCTGCGTCCGCTACATGACGGCATGGGCGCAGCGGTGGGAGGCAGAGATACGTTCTCGCATGTCCAACAGAGCCTCCCCTTTTGCTCACTTGGCGGCCACTTCAGGTGCGCCCGAAGTGAACAGCAGACATCCCCGAGCGAAGGCGCGCCGGCGGCGCTGACATCGCAGACCAGACACCCCCCTTACAAAGGGAAAAGTCCCTGCTACCCTAGAAATACTTAAAGAAACCTAGGTGTACTCAAGGTCTCTCTCTGAAGGTGTTGGTGTAGTAGTACCCCTAGGTAGCACCTGAGGAGCACCTCTCGCCACCCATGGCAATCACCGATAAGACAAGAAAGGTTCTGTGGGGTCGCTCCGGGAACCTGTGTGCGTTCTGTAAGGCGCACCTCGTCCTGGATGCTTCGCAAGAGGACCGAGAATCTGTCGTCGGCGATGAGTGCCACATTGTCTCGGGCGCACGGGGTGGCCCCCGTCACGACCCGAACTTCCCGGCCGCCGAGATCGACGACCTCGACAATCTCTTGTTGCTTTGTCGGGTCCACCACAAGCTGATCGACGACCAGGCGGAGACCTTCTCCGCGGTGAGCCTGAGGGAACTCAAAGGGAACCACGAGAAGTGGGTCAAGGAACGGCTAACGCCGATGTGCGAGCCAGAGCCAGTCAGGATCGTGCGAGCACGCGCGGAGATTCCCGAGGTGCTCATCATGGTGCCGAATGCTAAGACGATGCTTGATTTTGCGGCAGATTGTGATGGACGCTATGACGACTATCCGGGAGACCTCACGGAAGATGAACTGTCTTCCGTCGGCGGCTTCTTGCAGAACCTAACCGATTGGTGCGACCTAGGCATCTCCGAGCCGTCAGAACGAATTCAGGCCCAACGTTCCATAGCGGACGACATGGCGGAACTGGAACGACTCGATTTGCGAGTGTATGCCGCTCAGGAGAAGCAGCAACTACGCGGCGGTGTGGGCGGCCCGCGATCTTTCCACGTTCTCCACGTCAGGATCGTTCGCAAGGATGACCCCAAGCAGATACCACTCACCCCACCCACAGTGGGCGACCCGACGACTAGCGGCGGAATCTAGAAAAAATTTCCGGAGGGGTCTCGATGGAGCAACCAGTCCCGCTTTCCCCCGTACCCCACCCCGCAGCGCACCCGCAGACCACCGGCGGCCCCACTTTCCCAACACCGGCCCTGCCCTCGCGGCGGGGTGCCCTGGAGGAGTGCTGAGGCCCAGCTAGGGTGCCGGAGGTGGGACCCGAACACGATTAGGACTCACCCTCGGTGTCCCTGGGTCCCTCACATTGGGCTCGAATGGCTTGCAACAGCTAGAGCACCCTCCAAGGCCAGCGGCACTTACTGTCATACGTACTGTCACGCCCACGCCGCCGCAGAATTAGAGCCCACCCTAGTATGGGCAGCACGCTCCCGCGTCCAGGCCAAGGATCGACGTGCTACCGGGGACGCCACCGCAGGCGCGCCCTGGAAGTAGTTGCGCCACGCGCCTCCGCGCGCGAGTTCACGCCTCCGCGCGCCCCGCTCTACTCCCTCCGAAGCCGTTTACTGCCACCCATAGCAAGGACAACGCCGCCGCAGCCGCGAGCCTGGATCGACTCCAGCCCCCTCCGCTGCGTGAAGTCCACCTTCCGAACCCCTTCGGCCCAGCCCCAGGTGCGACATTCGCAGGGGGACCATCTGGGCGCTACGGATGCCGCTATAGTCAGGCGATCCAGGGCGAGGGTAAGGACACCATGGCGATCTCCGCTGAAACCTGCATCGAGCACCTCGAACGGTGCATGGCGAGCAGACCAGAGAATCCCGACTCTGACGAGGGGCAGGCTTGGTTTGCTGAGGTAACCGGGATAGTCGGTGCCTTCAACGGCAGTCTGTCGATCCCCCTAAGCGTGCTACTTCCGCGCATATCTTCCAACGGCGATGGATTCTTCAGCGCTATCGCCGATGCGCAGCGCGACAGTGCACGCAGGCAGTTCTACATGGAGGTTCTCGCCATCCTCACCCGGCTCAAGTTGGAGACCAATGCGTTTGTTACGGCACAAGTTGGCCGGGGGCAGGTCTTCGACTACTTCGAGGAAGTGCGTCAGCTGGTGACGAGCGCCACAAGCGACATTCTCTTCATCGATCCCTACCTAAATGCGGAATTTGTAAGCCGCTATGTGCCGCTCGTTCCCCCGGGCGTGGTCATACGGCTTCTCACTTCGCAGGGGCAAGCAGCACAGCTTGCGGCCAGCGCTGGGGTTTACATGCAGCAGCACGGAGGTTCCATTGCGGTGCGAAGCATGCCCAATCAGACGATCCATGATCGGCACCTGATTCTGGACCATGCGAGAGTGTTCCAGTCAGGGGCCTCCTTCAAGGACGGCGGACGGCACGCCCCCACATCCATCAATGAAATCGTGGACATTGCGCCACGCCTAATCGCCGATCACGGAGCCCGCTGGTCGCACGCAACGGTAGTGCTCTGACACTCAGACGCTCTAGCGTCACCTAGCGAACACCTCGCCCCACCTTTCCTCCCCCTGCGGTAACCCCGCAGCAGTACCCCGCCTGGGCCTCAGACGGGGTGCTTTGCCGTGCCCGAGGCAAACCCACAGTCCACCAAAGGAAAACCGCATGTCCGCACTACACCCCGCCTCCACCCTCCCCGCCGGTACCCGCAAGGTGATCTCCATCGACCATGACGCCGCCGAGCGAAACACCAAGCGCCGCCCCGGCCGTCTGGAGGCCGTCGTCCGCATCGTTATCGAAGATACCCAAGGGCCCATCCAGATCATCCGTGCGATCTCCGCAAAGTGCCTGGGCGAGGTCCGCGTGGAATACCAGCAGCACGGCTTCGCCACCGGCCGGCTACATGCCGCGGTCGTCACAGATGGCGCTATCGAGATCAACGGCCCGGCCGAGTGACTGACTCCGCCGACCCTGGCCGCCTACAAGTGAGCCAAGACCGAGTGCCGCTCTACGCCCTCCAAGTCGAGATCGCTGACCTGATCGAGCAGCGCCAACGTGGTGTGTCCGCAATCAATGGCTGCGAGTTGATCTCTTGCAGCGAACTCATCACAGCGTTCCTCAACGCACGCCAATCCTTCAAGGCCGTTCCCCTATGACACGACCCACCAGCACCGGCAAGTCACGCCGGGTCCAAGTACAGGTGCAGCAGCCGACACCCGACCTCGACGTAGTTGCACCGATGGACATCCGACCCGCTCCGAGCGAGGGGGCGCATCGCTGGCAAGCGCTGACCAATGCCCTGTCCGAGGGCGGCAAGCTGTACGCCCAGAACAAGCAGGTGCGCGACAACCACGACCTCAACCAGGGCGCCGCCGACGAGCAGCTCGGCAAGGCCGACGGCGAAAAGATCGCCGCCTCTCAGAAGTACGCCGACGGCGTCTTCAGCGTCCGCACGTTGAACCGCTGGCAGACAGCGTCACGGGAAATCGCGGAGCGAGCCTCAACTGAACTCGACCAGACGCTCCCGGTAGACCAGAAGGTCGCCCAGATCGACGCATGGTTCGCCCAAGAGATGGGCGATGTGGTGAACGACCCGAAAGCACGCGCCATGATCGGCCCGCGCTATGCGGAGTTCCTCAACCGCTACGCCAATGCGGAGGTCGAGCAGACCATCGCTGAGAACGAAGCCCTGGCATCGGATACGGTTGGCACCGACATTGTCGAGTCCCTGGCCGGCGGCACGTTCGGCTCCTATGAGGAGCAACACCAGCGCCTTGCCCAAGTCATGGGCGGCCAGAAGGCCACCGCGGAGCTTGTAGGCATCATCCTCGACCGCGCAGAGACCGTTGCGGCCACTGGAGGGGATGCTGAAGCGGTGTATTCGCTCATTCCTACGCAGGTCACCACTGCTGACGGGAAGCCCCTCCCCGGCCCGCGCAATACGCCGCGATACAACGACCTTATCCAAGCGTCTCAAGCCCGCGCCGCAAAGGCTCGGAATGACTATCTGGGGCCCGAGCGTGCCTTCCGCGAGTTCAGCACACGCAACGGCTTCGAGATGCGAATCGCAAAGGGCGACATGGTCATTCCGGCCGAGGTGGAAGCCTTCGTCCGAGACGGCACACTCTCGCCCGAACAAGCAAGCTCCATCGTCATGCGCTCGCAGGAAGCGAGCCGAAAGGCCCAGGAGGAAGCCGGCAAGTGGAGCGCAGCCAAATCGGTTCTATTCGCTGGCGGCGGTCGCTCTTGGCTTGATGTCACTGGCCTGGAGAACGGTCCGGAGACACTTGCCGAAGCCCAGAAGTTCACCGACAAGTCCATTCATGAGTACCTGACAGCAGCCGCTAGAGCGGCCGGCGTTGAGGCCGTGTACGACGGGCCGGCGATGCTCCAGCAAGGCCCGGAGAGCCTCGCCTTTCGCGTCGCTCTCGACGCCTCGAAGGACATGCGGCTCCCTTATACGCCCTTGAAGGCATTCTTCACGCAAGTCTCTGCGGCCCAGCCGAACGGCATCGTGCAACGGCTGCCGATGTATCAGGTCTTGAAGCAGAACAACCTCCAGGGCATGTACCTCGACGCAGACACTCACGCCCTATACGAGTCCGCCCTGACGATGCAGCGCGCCGGTGAGAATCCTGAGCAAATCGCGACATCTCTGGGTCGCCTTCAAGACCCCGCTAGGGTTGCCTTCGTGAAAGAGAACCGATCCGCGATCCTGAAGCAGCTAGGCTCCGGGGAGTTCGATGTGGTGAACTCGTTCTGGGATGTAAACGCGCGCGAGATCGCCAACCAGCCTTACATGCGTGCACGGGTCGCCGCATTCGCGGAGCTTGGGTTGAGTCGTGGTCTCCCGGCTAGCGACGCTCTGGCCTTTGCAAAGGAGAAGTTCGACGACACGCACTTCCCGGTGAAGGTGGGAGGGCGCATCCTCATCGTCCCTGAGTCCCCTAGGTACCACTCAGCAGAGCTTGCAGCGGCCCTGGAGTGGATGGGCGGCGCTGCGCGCGCCTTCGCCGAGAAGGCCGGCGCACCGGATGCGGACCATGCCCGCCTGACCATCGACATCACCAACGGCGGCGAACCTGAGGTGTTCTTTATGAGCCCCTCAGGCGAACTCTTGAACACCGACCCGATCACCTTCGGTGCCCTTCTGCAGAACTATCGGAAGACCATCCCGGCGGATGCGCGCAAGCGAGCCGAACAGTTGTTCGTCATCCGTAAGACGAACCGACTCGACCAGGAGCGCCTCCAGGAGCAACTCCGAAATCTGGAAGGTAACGACCGACGGGTACTCGACAGCTTGCAGCCGGGTCTCCGGTGATCTCCAACGGCCCTTCGGGGCCGTTTCCATTTCAACCCTTCGAGAACTAGACCTTGTCAGAATTCGCTTCACTGGCTGACGTGGAGTCGATCCTCCAGGCGTCCCGACAGACGCCCGCAGGAATCGAACAACCCGCCGCCTCGCGCTCCGCGATGCAACGGGAGGCCGCTGCTGCGGCTGGCCCTGAACCAGACCGCGGCGTCATCCCCTTCTTCAAGACCGCGGCAAAGCGCGACTGGCTCGTCTACGGGATGGCCGCAACCGCCGTGGACATGGGCATGGAGTACGACCCCAATTTCGATCTAAGGGACATCGACCCGCGCGAGTGGGACGACATCACGCAGGGCATGGAGGAAGACCAGATCGAGGGCCTGGGCATGGCCCGCTCTCGCAGTCACCTCTACTGGCTGGTGGATCGCATCACCAGCGCGAATCAAGCCGAGCAGGAGCTTGCCTCCTACGGCGGCTGGGGCGTGGCCGGGCGCGTTACGACGAGCATCGCCGATCCGACCAACGTCCTCCTGGCAATCTCTACCGGCGGCCTGAGCGTCGCCACCAAGGCGGAGCGCTTGGAGCGCGCCGTCGTCGCTGCACGTGCCGCAGGCAACCTGCCCGAGGCGCGCATGGCGCTCACCTCGCTGGAAGCTGTCGCGCAGCAGTCGCCCCTCCGTACCGCGATCCGCACGGGCCTCCTGGCTTCCGCGGAGAACGCTGCGCTGGAGACGGCTCTGGTCGCTACCGACCCCACGCGGGACGGCTGGGACGTGGTCTACGCCGCGACCGGCGGCCTGCTGCTGGGTACCAGCGTCGGACGCATGATGTCCGGACGCGAACAGCGCGCCCTTCGCAACGCATGGGGACAGCAGCGCCGGCTCACCGAGCTGGCCGAGCTGGACGCTACGCTCGCTACGCGCCGCGCAGAGCTGCTGCCCAAGCTGGGCGGAGACCCTGACTCTGTGCGTGCACAGCTCCAGGCGCTCGATGCGGAGGTGGAAGCGCTGGTCAAGCAGGGGTTCGACCCCTCGAAGATCGACGTGCCCGCCGCCAAGGCGCGCTTGGCCGAGCTGGACGACTACCTGGTAGCCCGCCGGGCGGAGATCGAGAAGAACGTCTCCCGCTCGCCGGCACTGAAGAAGCTCAACAAGGAGATCGACGGCCTGCGCAAGCAGCTCGCCGAGCTGGAGTCACCGGAGCCCCGCGCCGCGCGCATGCTTCAGGAGGACATCGAGAAGCTCGGGCCGGAGGTCGCCAACAGCAAACAGCGCACCAAGCTGCGCAACTCGTCCGCCAAGAGCGAGACCGAGGCCGCCCGAAAGACACTCGGCGATGCACTCACGGAAGCCCAAGGCCGACGCAACGTCGAGTCGCAGGCGCAGCGCCAGAAGACCGAGAATGCTTTCCGCAAGGCGCTCCGCAAGGACACCGAAGGAACCGCGAAGGTCAAAGAGGCGGAGTCCCTCCGTGCCGCCCTGGGCATGCGAGAGCGCATCGACGCCGCTGCCCCGCAGCGCGAGACGCTGACCAAGCTGGACAACCTGGACACCGTGCGCAACGCCGCTGACCAGCAGTACACCGCAGGAGCCCCCAGCTCCTTCGGAGGCGACACCCTGTCGGCCGCAAAGGCCGCCGGCGTGATCGACGACATCCACGACGTGCTGAAGCCGTCGGTCAATGAGATGCCGTCCCAGGCGCGCATGCAGTACGCCTCGGCCACGAAGCTCATCGGCAACACCTTCGCAGGCGTCCTGCGTGGCTCCACAAGCGAGAAGGTGCGCTCCACCCTGGGACGCATCGTCGGTAACTCCGTCGGCAACGAGGATGGCTCTGCGGTCGCCGTAGGCGCATCCGAGATCGCCGCGCGCCTGGCCGAGACGACCACTGCGAAGTGGAACTCGGTGGCGACCCCTGCTTACCGTGAGTGGGCCGAGCGTGCCGGCTACGGCATCGTGGATCGGCAGACCCGCCAAGTGCGTGACGAGTTCATGCAGCAGGTGGGCCGTGCGATCCGCGGCGAGCTGGTGGACGAGATCGACCCCGCTGTGAAGAAGCTGGCCGCGCGCCAGTCCGAGCTGCTGGCGGACTTCCTCCGGGAGGCCAAGGACGCCGGCGTGAAGGGCTTCGAGAACGTCGAGCAGAACGGGCGCTACCTGCCCCGCGTCTTCGACTTCGAGCAGCTCCGCCGAGTGGACAACCAGTACGGCACCGACGGCCTGCGCAAGCTGGTCGCCGGCGCGATCCGTGCGGGCGACGAAGAGATCACTGAGGAGCTGGCCGAGAAGATCGCCAAGGCTTACGTCGGCAAGATGCGAGGCATGCGCGTGGGCAGCGATGCCCATCTCCTGGCCGGCGTGAAGTGGGACGACGTGGGCTTCCTGCGGCGCTTCCTCTCCGAGTCCGGCATGGACGACGTCGAGGTCAGCCGCGTGGTGGACGAGTTCGCCGAACTGAACGCGAAGCGCGAGAGGCAGACCGAGGGCAACTTCCGGTACGCCAAGAAGCGCCAAGCCATCGACGAGTCGTTCTCCCTGAAGCTCTACCGCGCGAACGACGAGGCAGGCAACCGCCTGGCCGAGCCGGAGTGGGTCGAGGTGCGGTTCTCCGATCTCCTGGAGAACAACGCCGAGGCGCTCTTCCAGCGCTACGCGAGGACGGTATCGGGGCACATCGGGTTGGCGAAGGTGGGCATCAAGAGCCGCGCTGACTTCGACGCGATGATCCATGTCGCGGAGAACGAGCTGGCCGGCGACCTGGACGAGCTGAAGCGCGTCAAGGCGCACGCCGACATGGCCTACCGTCTGGTGACGGGCCAGCCTATCGAGGAGAGCGAGGGCTTCATGAAGCTCTCCCGCACGATGCGCGACTGGAACTTCGCGACCACGATGAACCAGGCCGGCTTCGCACAGATACCCGACCTCGCCGGACTCCTGTCCAAGGGCTACCTCCGCCACACCATGGAGAACCTTCCGTGGGCCTTCAAGGCCATGCGCCGGAAGGACGGCACGCTGGACGACGAGTTCGCCCGCGAGATGGAAGAGTGGATCGGCATCGGCACGGACTACCACAACAACGCGGTGTTCTCCGCCTACGACCACGACGCCACACGCTTCCAGCGTGGGCTCGGGGCCGCCGGCCACGCCGCGCGAGTGCTGGGCCGCGGTACGCAGTCGCTCTCGGGCATGGCGTTCATCACGTCGTTTGCCCAGCGGCTCACCGCGAAAGCCATCGTGCAGCGCCTCGCCAAGGAAACCCTGGAAGGCGGCGCGTTCAGCGCTCGTCGCTCCGCGGACCTGGGCCTGGATGCGGCGATGTCCGAGCGCATCGGCAAGCAGTTGAAGGCGCACACGTCCTTCGTGAACAACGAAGCCGGCCGCAAGGTGCGCCGGGTGAACTGGAACAAGTGGGACGACCTCGAAGCTCGCGATGCGATGCTCAACGCGGTGTTCCGCGAGTCCCGCCGCCTGGTGCAGGAGGAAGACCTGGGCGACACGTCCAAGTGGATGCACTCCAACATGGGCAAGCTCATCGCTCAGTTCCGGCGCTTCGCGCTGGTGTCCTACACCAAGCAGGTGCTCCACGGCATTGCTCACAAGGATGCCGAGACCGCCACCCGCGCCATCGTCTCGATGGGCCTCGCCGCGATCTCGTATCGCGTGCAGTGGGAGCTGCGCCTGGCGCAGACGCCCGAGGAGAAGCGGGAGGAGATGCGTGAGCGTTACCTGAGCTGGGACGCACAGGCCGCCGCATCGTTCTCGCGGTCGAGCTATGCGTCGCTCCTGCCGGCCGTCATCGACACGCCCCTGGTGTTCCTCACGGACAAGAAGCTCTTCGACAACCGCACCTCCGGTTTGGAGAGCAACCTGCTGGAGGGCATTCCGACGTATGCCCTAGGTCAAAACGTGCTCCAGGTGGCTAAGGCGGCCTGGGACTCGACGACCCGCAGTGACCGTCAGTTCACCCAGAGTGACGCCCGAGCGCTGCGCCGGCTACTGCCCTTCCAGAACCTCCTGGGCATGGACGCGGCGTTCAACGCCATCACCGCCGACCTCCCCTCTCGTCACGATGACGAGAACCCGGACGAGGCCGAGTGGTTCTTCCAGTAGACAACGGCGGACCTTCGGGGCCGTCTTCATTTCCACACAAGGAAACCCAATGTACGACCTGAAATCACCCACGGTGAAATT includes the following:
- a CDS encoding HNH endonuclease — encoded protein: MAITDKTRKVLWGRSGNLCAFCKAHLVLDASQEDRESVVGDECHIVSGARGGPRHDPNFPAAEIDDLDNLLLLCRVHHKLIDDQAETFSAVSLRELKGNHEKWVKERLTPMCEPEPVRIVRARAEIPEVLIMVPNAKTMLDFAADCDGRYDDYPGDLTEDELSSVGGFLQNLTDWCDLGISEPSERIQAQRSIADDMAELERLDLRVYAAQEKQQLRGGVGGPRSFHVLHVRIVRKDDPKQIPLTPPTVGDPTTSGGI